The region AAAATGCTATATACGAATGGCCTTCAACTGGTACGGTGGCATCCTCATTAGTTGTCATTCGAGCGCAAAATATTATCCCGAGATTCTTATTTCAGTTGCTGAATTCATCGTTAGAAGAAAAATTGAGAAAAGCCAGTGATAATGGAACCGCACAACCAAATCTGTCTGCTGAAAGTGTTGCCAAGTATTCTTTCTGTGTACCTATAGATGAAAAAGAACAAACTTGTATCGCCGAAGTCCTCGCCACCGTAGATGAAGCCATGGATAAAACCCGCGCACTGATTGAGAAGTACACCAACATTAAGGCGGGAATGGTTCAGGATTTATTGGGAAGCGGCGAAGAAGTACCTTTCGAGAGAATCATCAATGTTTGTTTTGATTATCGCGGAAGAACGCCCAAGAAGCTTGGCATGGATTGGGGAAACGGTGATATTCCTGCATTATCTGCAAACAATGTCACAATGGGGAAAATAGATTTCTCCAAACCGACCAATTACGGGAGCGCGGAGTTATACAAGAGATGGATGACAAACGGTGATATTCACAAGGGCTACATTTTATTTACAATGGAGGCGCCTTTGGGCAATGTAGCAAAAGTTGAAATAGAGCAACGGTATATTTTAAGCCAACGAACAATCGCTATCGATTGCAATAGAGAGTATTGTATAAACGATTATTTATATCACTATCTGATGAGTGCCAAATTTCAGAGATATATCGCTTTGTACGCGTCCGGTACTACAGCAAAGGGTATTCAACGAAAGCAACTCTATAAACTTATTGTCACTCTACCAAAGAGTATCGAAAAGCAGCAGCGTATAGCGGATATGCTAACTGCCGCCGACGAGAGAATTCAAACCGAACGGGACTACCTTACGAAACTCCAAGATATCAAGCGGGGCTTGATGCAGGATTTGCTTGACCCCAATGGAGTTAGTGTAGATGTGTTAATGTAAAAGGAGGGCTTCAAAATGCAGGGAAGGCCGTCAGAACTGAAATATGTAGAAGAGCCGTTACTTCAGCAGCTTGAAGCCCTCGGTTGGACGGTACTTGCGCTGGACGACATCGACAAGCATGATCCTGAAAAGAGCTTCCGCGCATCACTGGCTGAGGTCATAATCGTCAAGAAGCTCAAGCAGGCCCTGAAACGGCTCAATCCTTGGCTACAGGAAACGCAGATTGACGACCTTTGTGGCCAGTTGCAAAACTACACCTACCCGATAAATAAGCTGCTGGAGAACAACGTCGAGACTTTTGACCGTATCGTGGAAGGCTTATCCGCCGACAACGAGGAAACGGGCGAGGCTAACTGCCCCGTGCGGCTTATTGACTGGTTTGACGTGGAGGGCTTTAATAAGGCCTCTTCACAGAACGAATTCCTAGCTATCAGTCAGTACAAGGTGCGGATTCCGGGGAAAGAGGAACACATCATCCCGGACGTGGTTCTCTTTGTCAACGGACTCCCCCTTGTTGTTGTAGAATGCAAGGCCCCGGATATCGCTGAGCCGATTGCTGAAGGCATTGAACAGCTTCTTCGCTATCAGGATAGGCGCGGCGCAGCAACGGCAGAGGGTGTCTCAGAACTGTTCTTCTATAATCAGTTCGTTGTGTCGACCTGCTACCACTCTGCCCGTTACACGAGCATCACAGGCGATGCGAGCCACTTTATCGAGTGGAAAGACCCGTACCCGTTCAAACTATCTGAGATCAAGGAAAGTGGTGTTCCATCCAGTCAGGAGGTACTTGCTGCAGGGATGCTGGAGCCGTCCCACCTGTTGGACATCATCCAGAACTACACCGTGTTCATCGAGGATGACGAGGGGCGTACCATCAAAATCGTACCGCGTTACATGCAATATCGCGGCGCCCGCAAAATTGTGGAGCGGCTACGCAAAGACCAAGCTGGCGGCACGCTTTGGCAT is a window of Selenomonadales bacterium 4137-cl DNA encoding:
- a CDS encoding restriction endonuclease subunit S; translation: MGEWKNASIGALCELLNGDRGQAYPSADELVKEGYPFINAGHLINGRVDFSKCDYITAKKLQSLRGVKLQNSDIIYCLRGTIGKNAIYEWPSTGTVASSLVVIRAQNIIPRFLFQLLNSSLEEKLRKASDNGTAQPNLSAESVAKYSFCVPIDEKEQTCIAEVLATVDEAMDKTRALIEKYTNIKAGMVQDLLGSGEEVPFERIINVCFDYRGRTPKKLGMDWGNGDIPALSANNVTMGKIDFSKPTNYGSAELYKRWMTNGDIHKGYILFTMEAPLGNVAKVEIEQRYILSQRTIAIDCNREYCINDYLYHYLMSAKFQRYIALYASGTTAKGIQRKQLYKLIVTLPKSIEKQQRIADMLTAADERIQTERDYLTKLQDIKRGLMQDLLDPNGVSVDVLM